Proteins encoded by one window of Streptomyces sp. NBC_01571:
- a CDS encoding phage tail tape measure protein: MATTSIKYDLIARDSASRTFDKIGRSASTTEKVFGRLGKAAMVAGAAVAGGLAAGLAKGTKDAIRFQAEMTRISTQAGGTAKDVKVLSDQVLKLGTSTQQGPQHLAESLYHLKSVGMDNVQAMKALKESSDLAAVGHANLEETTNALAGAWRTGIKGATSFHEAVSTVNAIIGAGNMSMDQFNAAIGTGILPSAKTFGLSMKQVGAALALMTDEGIDSASAATRLRMSFSLLGAPSKAAEKQLGKIHLTGLQLADAMRGPKGLIGAIGLLKEHLDKSGMSASKQSQLLSRAFGGGRSSSGILLMLNNLDVLEKKQEQINHSAGKFDDAVKMQRKTAEAQWHLLTSNLEVMGIRVGTKVLPVVTDFVHFLATTAMPAAAGFGKVMRDLIPVGAIKRSVGEAQSTLSGFFSGLTGGKSPTAMLGDFMDGLSGGGKKGPASPKGPLVALTVPQAPRLLAKPQKAVSLAPKAPALFKQKSDPGMLAIPKAAKAAMSPAEKLGKQLRDAVSSGIGNADFSKMGAQLGTALGKAFQWIAKNAGKLTKQLADALGGLDWVDIGKQVGGKSLGFAIGFITSFGTELLSPSFWKKHWWDTVLAALSFIGIGKLAGPLEKVISKIPILKIFAPVLRGLDKLGGPFSRAFDRVAKFFGSHAWAGFAKVFPEGAKVIEEEAGVITTRIGVWGIKLMEKGKGAAHLLGTGISKGFGWVTSKAAELAALVLKPFVKASGWLVGKGRGIAIGLKDGVVRGAKGLGGWIVDHMVTPVTSRFSRAGSWLVGKGSALVSGFKSGAVGGAKAIGSWTSSHIISPVTSRFSKAGTWLTSKGSALISGFKSGVVGTMKGIGGWIKKTIVDPVVGAVKKFFGIRSPSRVFMSIGGHLVSGLIKGMAKTNGTSIAKRIFGSLPKALGSIVKKGLVSVTKLPGKALKALGGLGGDLLGLLGLGGSGGGSSANQKIGQALAAARGWSGPQWAALKNLWNGESGWNERALNKSSGAYGIPQSLPASKMASAGGDWKTNASTQIKWGMSYIASRYGNPVNAYSQWLARSPHWYAKGTGGAARGLAWVGEKGPELVNFKGGEDVLSNPQSMAFAKANGIKLPGYASGTILNAADRVHRDRQRVEDAKNAVASAKRRHKGVAAAETRLRAAQKELAAANIALKNAQRSAKTSIANTIATGLSKTLSTGTSAAIASAVKSLATKLLNAGFKGTAANVQKKGGQLQSLATKKASIASQIAAANQYATDQAGGIKDFLAISGTSAMNIGDLISQSTAQQKTAGNFVALSKSLKARGASKDLLQQLSDAGPGSQLASILGAKNVTTADIGKLNSLMASGGKLATSFGRDMADLMYDSGKDASKGFLAGLKSQEAALAKQMAKLAKDLITQIKKALKIKSPSGVMRDEVGKNVVLGMVHGMDMHGHLVGSAAQRLADTASGVSVRRRYVPTQAGQGRGGPSQDEIWARLSAAIEASGSEVHVRFNDDRLRDLIEVTVQPKIKAATDRQAHRANVGRRSAN, from the coding sequence GTGGCCACAACGAGCATCAAGTACGACCTGATCGCCCGCGATAGTGCGTCTCGCACGTTCGACAAGATCGGCCGCTCGGCGTCGACGACGGAGAAGGTCTTCGGGAGGCTCGGTAAGGCCGCGATGGTCGCCGGTGCGGCAGTCGCAGGTGGCCTTGCCGCGGGCCTCGCCAAGGGAACCAAGGACGCGATCCGCTTCCAGGCGGAGATGACCCGCATCTCCACGCAGGCCGGCGGCACCGCGAAGGACGTGAAAGTCCTCTCGGACCAGGTGTTGAAGCTGGGCACGAGCACCCAGCAGGGCCCCCAGCATCTCGCCGAGTCGCTGTACCACCTGAAGAGCGTCGGCATGGACAACGTCCAGGCGATGAAGGCCCTGAAGGAGAGCTCTGACCTCGCGGCGGTCGGTCACGCGAACCTCGAAGAGACCACGAACGCGCTCGCGGGTGCGTGGCGGACCGGAATCAAGGGCGCCACCTCGTTCCATGAGGCCGTCTCTACGGTGAACGCGATCATCGGCGCGGGCAACATGTCGATGGACCAGTTCAACGCGGCCATCGGTACCGGCATCCTCCCGTCGGCGAAGACGTTCGGCCTGTCGATGAAGCAGGTCGGTGCCGCCCTGGCGCTGATGACGGATGAGGGCATCGACTCCGCGTCGGCTGCGACCCGCCTGCGCATGAGCTTCTCGCTGCTGGGCGCCCCGTCGAAGGCGGCAGAGAAGCAGCTCGGGAAGATCCATCTCACCGGTTTGCAGCTCGCCGACGCCATGCGCGGCCCCAAGGGTCTGATCGGCGCCATCGGACTGTTGAAGGAGCACCTCGACAAGTCGGGGATGTCCGCCTCGAAGCAGTCCCAGCTGCTGTCCCGTGCGTTCGGTGGCGGCCGGTCCTCCAGCGGCATCCTGCTCATGCTCAACAACTTGGACGTGCTGGAGAAGAAGCAGGAGCAGATCAACCACAGCGCCGGCAAGTTCGACGACGCGGTCAAGATGCAGCGGAAGACCGCCGAAGCGCAGTGGCACCTGCTCACCTCCAACCTGGAGGTCATGGGCATCCGGGTCGGCACGAAGGTGCTACCTGTTGTGACGGACTTCGTGCATTTCCTGGCGACGACCGCTATGCCGGCGGCGGCCGGCTTCGGCAAGGTGATGCGGGATCTGATCCCGGTCGGGGCGATCAAGCGGAGTGTCGGTGAGGCGCAGTCGACGCTGTCCGGGTTCTTCTCCGGGCTGACGGGCGGCAAGTCGCCGACCGCGATGCTCGGCGACTTCATGGACGGCTTGTCCGGCGGCGGGAAGAAGGGCCCTGCAAGTCCGAAGGGGCCTCTAGTGGCGCTGACGGTCCCGCAAGCGCCACGGCTGCTCGCGAAGCCGCAGAAGGCCGTGTCTCTCGCCCCCAAGGCTCCCGCGCTGTTCAAGCAGAAGTCCGACCCCGGAATGCTGGCCATACCGAAGGCCGCGAAGGCTGCGATGTCGCCGGCCGAGAAGTTGGGCAAGCAACTCCGTGACGCGGTCTCCAGCGGCATCGGCAACGCCGACTTCTCGAAGATGGGCGCCCAGCTGGGCACCGCCCTCGGCAAGGCATTCCAGTGGATCGCGAAGAACGCGGGGAAGCTCACCAAGCAGCTCGCCGACGCGCTCGGCGGCCTCGACTGGGTGGACATCGGCAAGCAGGTCGGCGGGAAGTCGCTGGGCTTCGCGATCGGCTTCATAACCAGCTTCGGCACGGAGCTGCTGAGCCCCAGCTTCTGGAAGAAGCACTGGTGGGACACGGTGCTCGCCGCGCTCTCCTTCATCGGCATCGGGAAGTTGGCCGGCCCGCTCGAAAAGGTCATCAGCAAGATCCCGATCCTGAAGATTTTTGCCCCCGTCCTCCGGGGCCTCGACAAGCTCGGCGGTCCGTTCTCGCGGGCTTTCGACCGGGTCGCGAAGTTCTTCGGCAGCCACGCGTGGGCGGGGTTCGCGAAGGTCTTCCCCGAGGGCGCGAAGGTCATCGAAGAGGAAGCCGGGGTGATCACGACCCGCATCGGTGTGTGGGGCATCAAGTTGATGGAGAAGGGCAAGGGCGCCGCCCACCTTCTCGGTACCGGCATCAGCAAGGGGTTCGGCTGGGTCACCTCGAAGGCTGCTGAACTGGCCGCGCTCGTGCTGAAGCCGTTCGTGAAGGCGTCCGGCTGGCTGGTCGGCAAGGGCCGCGGTATCGCGATCGGCCTGAAGGACGGTGTCGTCAGGGGCGCGAAGGGGCTCGGCGGCTGGATCGTTGACCATATGGTCACGCCGGTGACGTCCAGGTTCAGTCGGGCGGGCTCCTGGCTCGTCGGCAAGGGGTCGGCGCTGGTGTCCGGCTTCAAGTCCGGTGCCGTCGGCGGGGCCAAGGCGATTGGCTCGTGGACGAGCTCGCACATCATCAGCCCCGTGACGAGCCGCTTCTCGAAGGCCGGCACCTGGCTGACGAGCAAGGGCTCCGCCCTGATTTCCGGCTTCAAGTCCGGGGTCGTCGGGACGATGAAGGGGATCGGCGGCTGGATCAAGAAGACGATCGTCGATCCTGTCGTCGGCGCCGTGAAGAAGTTCTTCGGGATCCGCTCGCCCTCGCGCGTCTTCATGAGCATCGGCGGCCACCTGGTCTCCGGCCTGATCAAGGGCATGGCCAAGACCAACGGCACGAGCATCGCGAAAAGGATTTTCGGTTCGCTGCCGAAGGCCCTCGGGTCGATCGTCAAGAAGGGCCTGGTCAGCGTCACTAAGCTGCCCGGCAAGGCGCTGAAGGCGCTCGGTGGGCTCGGTGGCGACCTGCTCGGTCTCCTCGGGCTCGGCGGTAGCGGCGGTGGCTCGTCGGCCAACCAGAAGATCGGACAGGCGTTGGCTGCGGCCCGCGGCTGGTCCGGCCCGCAGTGGGCTGCCCTGAAGAACCTGTGGAACGGCGAGTCCGGTTGGAACGAACGCGCCCTGAACAAGTCCTCGGGCGCCTACGGCATCCCGCAGTCGCTGCCAGCGAGCAAGATGGCGTCGGCCGGCGGCGACTGGAAGACAAACGCTTCCACGCAGATCAAGTGGGGCATGTCCTACATCGCGTCCCGGTACGGCAACCCGGTCAACGCGTACTCGCAGTGGCTCGCCCGCTCGCCGCACTGGTACGCGAAGGGCACGGGCGGCGCCGCCAGGGGTCTGGCGTGGGTCGGCGAAAAGGGCCCGGAGCTGGTCAACTTCAAGGGCGGCGAGGACGTCCTGTCCAACCCGCAGTCGATGGCGTTCGCCAAGGCCAACGGCATCAAGCTCCCCGGGTACGCGTCCGGCACCATCCTCAACGCAGCGGACCGGGTGCACCGAGACCGGCAGCGCGTCGAGGACGCGAAGAACGCAGTCGCCTCGGCCAAGCGCCGGCACAAGGGTGTCGCCGCGGCCGAGACGCGGCTCCGGGCTGCTCAGAAGGAACTCGCCGCAGCGAACATCGCGCTGAAGAACGCCCAGCGGTCGGCGAAGACGTCGATCGCGAACACGATCGCGACGGGACTCTCGAAGACGCTGTCGACGGGCACGTCGGCGGCGATCGCCTCGGCGGTCAAGTCGCTGGCCACGAAACTGCTGAACGCGGGCTTCAAGGGCACCGCGGCGAACGTCCAGAAGAAGGGGGGCCAGCTCCAGTCCCTCGCCACGAAGAAGGCCAGCATCGCCAGCCAGATCGCGGCGGCCAACCAGTACGCCACCGACCAGGCCGGCGGCATCAAGGACTTCCTGGCGATCTCCGGCACGTCGGCGATGAACATCGGCGACCTCATCTCGCAATCGACTGCCCAGCAGAAGACGGCGGGCAATTTCGTCGCGCTGTCGAAGTCGTTGAAGGCGCGCGGCGCATCGAAGGATCTGCTTCAGCAGCTGTCCGATGCCGGGCCGGGCAGCCAGCTCGCGTCAATCCTCGGCGCGAAGAACGTGACCACCGCCGACATCGGCAAGCTGAACAGCCTGATGGCGTCCGGCGGAAAGCTCGCGACGAGCTTCGGCCGGGACATGGCCGACCTGATGTACGACTCCGGGAAGGACGCCTCGAAGGGCTTCCTGGCCGGGCTGAAGTCGCAGGAGGCCGCGCTCGCCAAGCAGATGGCGAAGCTCGCCAAGGACCTGATCACGCAGATCAAGAAGGCCCTGAAGATCAAATCCCCGTCGGGGGTCATGCGCGACGAGGTCGGCAAGAACGTCGTCCTCGGCATGGTCCACGGCATGGACATGCACGGCCACCTCGTCGGTAGCGCCGCCCAGCGGCTCGCTGACACGGCATCCGGCGTGTCCGTGCGCCGCCGCTACGTCCCGACCCAGGCCGGGCAGGGCCGGGGCGGGCCGAGCCAGGACGAGATCTGGGCGCGGCTGTCGGCGGCCATCGAGGCGTCCGGCAGCGAGGTCCACGTCCGCTTCAACGACGACCGGCTCCGCGACCTCATCGAAGTCACGGTCCAGCCGAAGATCAAGGCTGCGACGGACAGGCAGGCGCACCGGGCCAACGTCGGACGGAGGAGCGCCAACTGA